The Nocardioides ginsengisegetis region ACCTACCGCGTGATGGCCCGGGACGCGATCGACGCGGCGGGACACTCCCTGCGGACCACGGTGAACATCACCGTGCGTGACTCGATCACCGACCGGGTGCCGCTGGTCGGGGCCGATGACTTCGAGACCCGGTCCAACCAGCGGGTCCTGCTCGCCCGGCGGTCCGGGCTGCACGTGGCCAGGATCGACCACCTGCTCGGCCGGTTCGGCGGGATGGTCGACGACGTCCTCGACCTGATCGCGTCCCGCCGCGTGCTGGGCCTGCCGCTCGAGGGCGCCGAGGACTACCTCGCGGCCGAGGTCGTCTACGCCGTCACCCACGAGGCGGCCCGCCACCTCGACGACGTGCTGACCCGCCGGACCCGGATCTCGATCGAGACCTTCGACCGCGGAGTGAAGGCGGCCGCGCCGGCCGCCCGGCTGATGGCCGAGGTGCTGGGCTGGTCGGAGGAGCGCACCGCCGAGGAGGTCGACCACTACCTGCGGCGGGTCGAGGCCGAGCGGGTCTCCCAGGAGCAGCGCACCGACCGGGAGGCCGACGAGGCGCGGGTGCAGGCGCCGGACATCGTGTAGCCCACCGGGTTTGCTTGACAGATCAAGCCCATGTGTCAATCGTCTCAGTTGGCTACCGGAGGGTAGTGAGCGAGACCCGGGTCACATACTCTCGGTACATGAATGACCCCACCCCCTCCTCCGGCCCCCTCGTCGAGGGCCCGCACGACCCCGAGCACGACCCGACGGCGTCGTACGCGCTGGAGCCCGCGCGCACCGCGGCCCTGACCAGCCGGGTGCTGTCCACCACGGGCGAGACGGTGGAGGTGCGCTCGCCGCTCAATGGCGCCCCGCTGGCGCACATCCCGCAGTCCAGCGACGCCGACGTCGAGGAGGCGTTCCGCCGGGCCCGGCGTGCGCAGGAGGCCTGGGCGCGGACCCCGATCGACCGGCGCAGCGCGATCCTGATGCGGCTGCACGACCTCGTGCTCGACCGCCAGGACGAGATCATCGACCTGATCGTGTGGGAGTCCGGCAAGGCCCGCAAGCACGCCTTCGACGAGCCGCTGCACATCGCGCTGACCGCCCGCTACTACGCGCGCACGGCCCACGACCACCTCGACACCCAGCGCAAGCTCGGCGTGGTCCCCGGCCTGACCAGGGTCGAGCTCAACCGGATCCCGAAGGGCGTCGTCGGCATCATCTCGCCGTGGAACTACCCCTTCACGATGGCGCTGTGCGACGGCCTCCCGGCCCTGCTCGCCGGCAACGCCGTGGTCGCCAAGCCCGATGCGCAGACGATGCTGTCCGCGCTGCTGGCCGCCGAGCTGCTCGAGCAGGCGGGCTTCCCGAAGGACCTCTGGCAGGTCGTCGCCGGACCCGGCTCCAAGGTCGGTACGTCGATCATCGGGCGCGCCGACTACGTCTGCTTCACCGGCTCCACGGCCACCGGCAAGATCGTGGCGAAGGGCTGCGCCGACCGGCTGATCGGCTGCTCGCTCGAACTCGGCGGCAAGAACCCCCTCCTCGTGCTCCGCGACGCAGACCTGGAGAAGGCCGCCGAGGGCGCCGTCCGGGCGAGCTTCTCCAACGCCGGCCAGCTGTGCGTCTCGGTGGAGCGGATGTTCGTCGCCGACCAGGTCTACGACCGGTTCGTCGAGCGGTTCGTCGCGCGCACGCAGGCGATGACGCTCGGCGCGACGCTCGACTGGGGCAACGACATGGGGTCGCTGATCTCCCAGGACCAGCTCGACACGGTGGTCGCCCACGTCGACGACGCCGTCGCCAAGGGCGCGCGGGTGCTCGCCGGCGGTCGGGCCCGACCCGACCTCGGGCCGTTCTTCTACGAGCCGACGATCCTCGAGGGCGTCACCCCCGACATGACCTGCTTCGGCCACGAGACGTTCGGGCCGGTCATCGCGCTCTACCGCTTCCACGACGAGGCCGACGCGGTCGCCCGCGCCAACGAGGGGTCCTACGGCCTGAACGCCTCGATCTACAGCCAGGACGGCGCCCGGGCCCGGGCGATCGCCCGTGAGATCAAGTGCGGCACGGTCAACATCAACGAGGCCTTCGGCGCGACCTTCGCCAGCATCGACAGCCCGATGGGCGGCATGCGCGAGTCCGGCATGGGCCGCCGCCAGGGCAGCGAGGGGATCCTGCGCTACACCGAGTCGCAGTCGGTCGCCACCCAGCGGCTGGTCCGCTTCGCCCCGATGCTGGGCATGTCCGACGAGACCTACGCGAAGGTGATGACCGCCAACCTCCGCCTGATGAAGAAGCTGGGACGAGCATGAGCGAGACCGAGTTCGACTACGACGTCATCGTCATCGGGTCCGGCTTCGGCGGGTCCGTGACCGCGCTGCGGCTCACCGAGAAGGGCTACCGGGTGGCCGTGCTCGAGGCCGGCGCGCGGTTCGAGGACAAGGACTTCTCCACCGGCACCACCGACCTCAAGAGCTACCTGTGGGCGCCCGCGATCGGCTGCTACGGCATCCAGCGCATCGACGCGGTCCGCGACACGATGATCGTGGCCGGCGCGGGTGTCGGTGGCGGCTCGCTGGTCTACGCCAACACGCTCTACGAGCCGCTCCCGGCGTTCTACACCGACCGCCAGTGGGCCCACATCACCGACTGGCGCTCCGAGCTCGCCCCGTTCTACGACCAGGCCAAGCGGATGCTCGGCGTCGTCGAGAACCCCGTCCACACCAACGCCGACAAGGTGATGAAGCAGGTCGCCGACGACATGGGCGTGGGGGAGACCTTCCACCCGACCCCCGTCGGCGTGTTCTTCGGCGGTCCCGGCCAGGCGCCGGGGGAGAAGGTCGAGGACCCGTTCTTCGGGGGCGAGGGCCCGGCCCGCAACACCTGCCTCAACTGCGGCGAGTGCATGTCGGGCTGCCGGCACAACGCCAAGAACACCCTGGTCAAGAACTACCTCTACCTCGCCGAGAAGAACGGCGCCCG contains the following coding sequences:
- a CDS encoding succinic semialdehyde dehydrogenase → MNDPTPSSGPLVEGPHDPEHDPTASYALEPARTAALTSRVLSTTGETVEVRSPLNGAPLAHIPQSSDADVEEAFRRARRAQEAWARTPIDRRSAILMRLHDLVLDRQDEIIDLIVWESGKARKHAFDEPLHIALTARYYARTAHDHLDTQRKLGVVPGLTRVELNRIPKGVVGIISPWNYPFTMALCDGLPALLAGNAVVAKPDAQTMLSALLAAELLEQAGFPKDLWQVVAGPGSKVGTSIIGRADYVCFTGSTATGKIVAKGCADRLIGCSLELGGKNPLLVLRDADLEKAAEGAVRASFSNAGQLCVSVERMFVADQVYDRFVERFVARTQAMTLGATLDWGNDMGSLISQDQLDTVVAHVDDAVAKGARVLAGGRARPDLGPFFYEPTILEGVTPDMTCFGHETFGPVIALYRFHDEADAVARANEGSYGLNASIYSQDGARARAIAREIKCGTVNINEAFGATFASIDSPMGGMRESGMGRRQGSEGILRYTESQSVATQRLVRFAPMLGMSDETYAKVMTANLRLMKKLGRA